Within Amycolatopsis sp. FDAARGOS 1241, the genomic segment CTTCGACGCCCTGCGCGCCGCGCCACCGGGTTCCTCCTCAAGGACACCCGCCCGGCCGAGCTGTGCGCCGCGATCCGCACCGTCGCAACGGGCGACGCGCTGCTCGCACCGTCCGTCCTTCGCCGGCTCATCGCCGAATTCGCCCGCACCACCGAGCGACGCAGGCCGCTCGGTGCGGGGCTCGACGTGCTCACCGCACGCGAACGCGAAGTCCTGACCCTGATCGCGCGCGGGCTCTCGAACTCGGAGCTCGCCACCCGACTGCGCCTCTCACCGGCGACGGTCAAGGCGTATGTCGGCCGGCTCCTGGCCAAGCTGCACGCACGCGACCGCGCACAACTGGTGATCGTGGCTTACGAATCCGGTCTGGTCACGGTGGCCAAGTTCCCCAGCCCGAAGCTCGGCTGACCGCCTAGAGCAGGCCCTGCGCGTGGAGGTCGTCGAAGATCAGCTGGACCGCCGCGGACACCCGGCCGCGGTCGGCGTAGCCGAGCCAGCCGAAGGAAGCGATCTCACTCGCGGCCGCGAGCGAACCGGCGTACGACGCGGTGTAGCACGTCATCCGCACCGCCGTGCCCGGAGCCTTCCCGTCCGCCCGCGCTTCCCAAACCCCCGCCGGTGCAAGCGAAGCCGGGTCCAAGGACACCGAAAGCTCCTCCGCGATTTCGCGCACGAGCGTCTCGGCGTCCG encodes:
- a CDS encoding NUDIX domain-containing protein translates to MIDKIAWLHVVDRRVLAAVSRGKSTWYLPGGKREPGETDAETLVREIAEELSVSLDPASLAPAGVWEARADGKAPGTAVRMTCYTASYAGSLAAASEIASFGWLGYADRGRVSAAVQLIFDDLHAQGLL